Part of the Nicotiana sylvestris chromosome 2, ASM39365v2, whole genome shotgun sequence genome, TAATGCCCATGCCCGGCAACCACCCGGGATAGCAAACATCACACCCATTGGTAAGTCATATTCCAGCCTTTTCCCCAAACTTGTCCAGATGGGTCTTTTGCAGCCCGTACCTCAAACAAGGCAGTACCTAGAGTCACCCTCCTATAGAGCCGGTACTCGATGTGCTTACCATTCGGGGGCGGAAAGGCATGATACAGATGACTGTTGGACCTTGAAAAGGGCTGTGGAAAATCTTGTAGAACAAAAGCGGATAGTGATAAAGGATGAAGACATTCCTAATATGACCAACAATCCATTGCCggctcacaataacgggccgaTCATTGGGATAATCTGCGAGGATAAGGAATTtgatcctgctttgaaagccataattgcaaTTGCTGATGTTGAAAGGAAGCCAAAGGACACCGCAAAACAAGACAAGGGGGAGCAGAAGAGTAAGACCACCCcttaaaatatagaaaagaaagtaGAAACCAAAACTGTGGCAGCGCCCTCAAAAGATGTCGTTCTCTATGTTCCCCGGGGTCACAGGAAAGGACAAGCGACATTGAGCCCTCTAAGAAGGTTTGAGCTAAACAAGGgatctaaaatgtatgtgccTAAAGGGACCTACGTGGTGCGGGGGCcagtaatttcaccaaggctgaatgagcccgtggttatttgCCGCGCACCGtagaggcccatgacagatcccaCTACCGTTCCATGGAATCACaacaaggcggtagtaacctacaagGGTAAAAAGACATCATGAGAAGCAAATGAAATTAACCCGACCGAGAAATACTTCAATCGGGAAGAAGTGAATAATGCCACGAAGAAGCGTTTCCCACTCAAGAAGCCAGTTAGTgctgaagaagcagaagagttcttCCGAAAAATGAAAATGGCAGACTACGAGCTAATTGACCAACTCCGGAAGTTTCCTGCTCAGGTCTCTTTGTTGTCTCTTCTAATGAATTCAACTGAACATCAGAAGgtgttgatcaaaactctcaattAAGCATATGTTCCCATTGAAACCACTgtggaacagctggaaaggaTGGCGAAAATATTTTTTGCAGTCAATCAAatttctttcagcaagaatgatttgcccCTGGAAGGGGCCGCCCACAACAAAGACCTtcatctgacagttaaatgcgagggaTATTATGTGAAAAAGGTCATGCTGGATGGCGGTTCCGGAGTAGATATTTGCCCTCTCTCAactctgcaaagaatggagatcggTGCTGAGAGAATTAGGCCCAACAATGTGTGTGTGCATGtctttgatggcatcaagagagataccattgGCGAGATTGATTTGACTCTGACTATTAGTCCGGTGGATttcgaggtgacctttcaggtcccGGATATGGATACTtcctataatttcctcttgggaagaccttggattcacgcTGCAGAGGTtgtaccttctactctccaccagatggtgaaattcgaaCATGAAGATCAGGAGATTGTAGCTCACGGAGAAGATGAGCAGTCGATTTACCGGGACCCATCAGTCCTATGTCTTGAAGCTAGGGAAGGaagtgaacatatagtctatcaagctttcgaggttgtggtcgtagaccaatgcgaagaaggaaacccttGTCCTCAACCCTTTCTCTCAAATGCGTCAATTATGGTTGCCAAGAAAATGATCAGGCATGTTTATAAACCCGGGAAGGGGCTCGGGACGTCATTGCAAGGAATCACCGAACTTGTCACTCTGGCTGCTAGCGAGAAGTTCTTTGTGGTAGGTTTCCAACCCACGTCAATTGATGAAAAATGGGCAGATAATGAAAGAacaatggttgggtcttgcctcagccagTTCTTCATCTTTATAGAACATTTGTCAGGCCCAAgtacaatgaggaagaggaagatgaggccttcacgaccgagaaaattgaagaaatttGTGGGTCTATGAGGCAGATGctatatgaaacccacatggtttagccgggagaaggctcgagcaccgctgaggtgctgtatgTGGGGCCTAATGCCAAtctgcaaaattggaaggctactcctttcccaatcaggcgggaatcccggtagtccaatcctgccaccttttctgcatcacgatttatttcagggtgtaactcagatgttttcttttagtttattgtctttaatttccaatgtaaacactgttatcttcaaaattcaatgaaatcaaatcaatatttcatcgttcatctctttattctttctgattttgttactttttcttatttcttctttcagttctaataatgtgactttaaataacatgacatgcttgcggacttcatgcccagatccaaacacgctatctaattgtgaaataatgaaccaagaaccggaatatgatgaagaagaggcttttagggaaataaatcgagaattggaacaatttgagaataaacctaagccgaacttaaatgatactgagccggttaatttgggtagttctgatgaagtcaaagaaaccaagataagcattcacataGATGAAAAAACCCgggacgcattgatccaacttttgtttgaattcaaagatgtgtttgcttggtcatatgatgacatgccaggactaagtggcgatttggtggttcacaagttgccaacCACCCTGATtatccccctgtccagcaaaagcaaagaaagttcaaaactgatatcagtgacaagattaaagaagaggtcacaaaacaatTGAAAGTGGGAGTAATCCgagtggttcgatacaccacatggttagccaatgtagttccagtgccaaagaaagacgggaaaacACGAGTGTGTGTGGACTacagagatctgaacaaagcaagttccaagtgtaagcacgtgatttttgctttaccggcaatcgctccaaaaagaaaataaaaaatagcgACAAATGACTGCGCTATACAATGTTTCAAGTTTTTCGTTACATGTGTTGTTAATCATTTgcgggtctgtccattttgcatttagtcttaccgatcaaaatacaaagcgtgtatgtcagggtaattaaattcggtcgttaaaagaaaatccacaaaaaatatgaaatgcatCTAGGTGGTGATTTAAACCTACTTGAATATTTCAATATGCGAGTGATAACTGtgttaaaggtttaaattaataattgttttaatttctatttatttaattttaaaattaggaaaaaggaacaaaaagaaaatagtgCAAGATTAACCGGACTTGGGCCTATTTGTTTTGAATATTCTAAGCCCAAAAGCAGCCCAAATCAGCAGCCCAAGCGACCCATTCCCCaggccatcaaaacgacgtagttcaacaccaaaactacgtcgtttcagggatgattaatctgagccgttcatttccagtgatccgatggcccttattagccctcatgacccgacccattcccgtttttgaccgacccctcgattaaccaaacggcaccgtatggtctagcctccccaatcctggccatcaattttaatcaatccaacggccaggattgaatcagcctccccgtatataagcctcctatcataccccacgccccctattctaaccccccactcatcgtcttcatccaaacactgaagccccccccccaaaccctagcagccgccctagcttccctttcaccagaacccggcggcacgaacgccggtgaccacctcctgaacaccctaagaccccctccctctcctgaacatggatctactatccatttgcctcgaatcactttcgttcgtctcgaatcttcatttgaagatttgagtcgaactcgtacctatgccaagttaccccatcttcataccagacacccccctgaccttcctcgtgaccaaaccaagcttggtttggtccgaatctacccacaactcctaaaaatccagatctgaaaatccagaacttgaaacacatgcacctggggaacccggccagtcttgacaagggtttgaggtctaatagaccttaatcaaggtgttctcatgtgagaacaccctggttaaagtttgttcggcctcaaaagttcgaagttgaatcagatttgggtctgtttgatttaaacattttcggtaagttttcctttcttttgtgatagttttgattaagtggtcagcatgtgtcattatgtttgtttgttattttttttgttattttttcattcggatttctttcatctctgtaaagacctttttatttggtcgattgtgttctgtgtatgattctgaatgtactctgtgataaacatgatcgtcgattagtttaatcgtcagataagttaactcatataggccccagtaattgaacaaaaattgtctgatgccctttaggtccctaaatgtattgtttatgtgagcgattgattattacctgctataattagtatagtcgactcgataaatgtcgtcgattagttttctataactaatgaaacgaacgaactaataatgtcgcatgactaatgagcCTGTATTGTGGTTTGAATTGGGCATTGCCTATGAATATTAGTTTGTAACTACCTTGTAAGCAATTAAAAAAGCCAGGCTGGGGCAATTCTGAAATCGAATGGttaaagcccaaagtgccctgatactgcaatgggcagggcagtgataatcaagggctagcaagggtagtctggggtttgaaaagaacaaaaatgattagtttaaatgagctgacaagtagggtactaatttgggattaaattaatgccaatggggaacaagacataagagcatgggaatttaaaatgaatactaaaatgaacccataactcttgattaaagaaagccaggcgtggggaacaaaaagggctggcatcaaaagatgcttaggatGGGCTTAATAGGGATGGGCAGACTGCAAAGTTGAGGatgcaggcagcttagctgcactaggTCGATTAGCTTATAAAGAAGCTGTTTTAGAACATAAGAGAGGGCTGGAGTTttgagtcttaggctggacttttagtcttcagaaaaagagagaaaaggctggacttttagtcttcagaaaaagagaaaacaaaaggttggaatttttagtcttaaggctGGAATCTTTAAGTCTTAAGAAAGAGTGGTGAgttaaaagaaaagattgaaaACATAAGAGAGGCTCGAGtaagacattgtaaccaaacactgcctgaaagtggtATAAGAATGCATTTTGGTCAatctgtcttggccaagttctgttgcttgcattgactgagttgtttgtggttgattaaactggtggttttactgcatttgaaccctcagttactgctgctATTTCTTTACTCTTTCCTGAGATTACTGGCTTGGCACTCGACTActtgctagtccttgtattctgggagatcattgttggttgtctgtggctatggaaaacatttggtttagttggttgttgctgtgttgttgctgagtatctgttgttgctgtgtttactgcatactgcctagctgatcattccttccttctttgtcctccataccaggtacacaattacactaccaatgtaactcgaaagtttgagcaatgagtataaaagagaagatctgcagatgttgtttatatacatgtactgttgtgttgaacgtcatgtaatgtctaatagctcatattttgggatactgaagttagctaACAAGCCTAGTTGAGGTCAAtatagggtatcgaatgataattatatatgtatgctgttagataaaagtggtctcaatgaattaggttgcatctcagatttagtttactttgccatatatgctgtaatgtagtccaagcatgaaacttgtacactgtaaattaagttctttcctttccaataaattgccatatatgactcttaaaatcatgtttcaagataaagaacacaaattcagggcctcaacctcatgaaggtcgagcccaggtcgaagacagaccaggcaggcccgcatcgaacgagcagtggcccaggtctggccaaccgcgcgtgggatggatttgggcccatgattatttgtttggccgactgtgcacgcagcttcggtcccgatttgttaagcatttccgaattccattacaaacaacttgcaagcatgtaattaattaggattatctactgttttcaattgatagagacaaacacgacaagaaacgtagttgctataggatatccttttaaaataagaacgagatgagcctcgatgaaaataaacaaaacgcgcatatgcggggcccttgttaaatgtatattattgaagcatttagtttccaggacgggttgtttagcaaatctcacaaccctcctaaaataacaacacgttagtctctttaggacacgctttaataaaccttaccgtcttaaactcgggtgcacatttatgtgacccaaatccaaatctcgacggattcgaaatgtatttctaattacgggtacattgattgtgacgtggttcgagatgcgtgtccatgacgttgcaatttcattttttttaaaaaaaaataataagaatgagatgagcctcgccaaataaaatacaaattgcggggccctcagtaaatatttgctttaaaaattatttggacttcgggatggaccgtttagtaaaattccacggtcttacccaaaataaatacgctagtcgctttaggcgcgcctttaataatttaatttccttaaactcgggtgcacatttgatgtgacccaaatccaaatctcaacggagtcaaagtgtgtcgacgaccacgggtacattgattgtaacgcggttcgagatacattttcacaacgttgcaattcttgataaaaacagtaaatgataaaagcggttaaaagttaaattttgcacgcaagttcacacttgtataaaatcagataatcaagccgaatataacagttgagcgaccgtgctagaaccacggaactcgggaatgcctaacaccttctcccgggttaacagaattccttatccggatttctggtatgcagactgtaatatagagtcattattttcctcgattcgggattaaaattggtgacttgggacaccctaaacctcccaagtggcgactctgaaataaacaaataaatcccctttcgattgtcctttaattggaaaaaactcccttgtcccctcgcgggtacggaaaaaggaggtgtgacagctctggcgactctgctggggatcttaacccagaaccactggttcagggttaagaattcgagcttagaataattgttattatttggctttatttattatctgattattacatgtcctgagcctaatgtgctaaatgctgcttttaccgctttgatattatttgaactgtatataaactgtgccgaaacctttctcttcttacctccggggatgtgctcactggttgagactccctattctgttagtgtcataccctaaataaaagaggctcggaaagtttctaagccggctggccttttggttcccggaaaggagctccttcctcaactcgagttgtccgctcgggtacactgtctagaacaccgacccaggttttgaacatagaataacgtgacttcatgccggatccctagtaggaacgcttatttgcatcatgttgcatatgacttaggggactcaacacaggggttgggtccgtctaggactagcaacctgatatgaaaaggccattcTGACGCATCatattgttttccgtgcatttatttgtctcatgcccgcatgctgaccggtgtttgaatatttggaatattgtgaaaaaagggaaataacggttaggaattgattgtttactgtcaaaactctgccaaaattttgaaaaaaagaagtcgTTGTtcggtttttcaaaaaaaaaaaaaaaatatcaatagaaatatagagtttgtcttgtcataaaaataaaaaaaaagatcttatttttaaaatggtttttttttatgaaaataataataaaaaagagtcttgtgttgtctttacttttattatttgttgcaaatatatgtatatatatatatatatatatatatgaaaaattcaaaagttttgctttacttcaaaatgtatatatatctttatttgtggcaaaagtatttatcttgctaaaggcctagaaaagtcctttcaggctcccagttttcgaaacaaaaatccaaaatattttccgttattgacttctttagaaagtttttatatatacgaaaattcaaaattcacaaaaaatcgcatatatttttgtttttatcaggataagtgtcgtttgttaaaatcttattaataaatgtgcagaatgagcacgattccgaatgaacccttttcaatcatgaataaaattcccctccaattgcggctctggtggaatgatttgggcaaagaggggcatgacgaaatcaagaagtatctgaaaggcctcacgagtttgttggatatcaggccacgaggagatatcataagggcactagtcccccactgggatcctgcgcacaatgtcttccgtttctcagattttgaacttaccccaactttagaagaaatagcagggtatatcggcagcactgagactcctttgaggcacaaatatctgattgctccaagagctgtagcagtacaccggttcctggactccttaaagatagtcagaacaattcataaccctgacttggcaaaaggtttttgcagcatgagtttcatatatcaaagatatggtcacataggaggattcgacaagccagaaaaccagttgtgcagcaaaggtaatcgccaaaagtgggaagaacatagacgaattgctttcatgataactttcttaggactactagtattcccaagaaaagatgggaatattgacataaagatagcaggggtcgtcagtacgttgctcacacagagtgatagtacgttggcgcccatgatagtatctgatatattccgggcactcacttcttgcaaagccggaggaagctttttcgagggttgcaatttgttgttgcaaatgtggatgatcgaacacctatgtcaccgagcccagtttctgagccatggatccgctggaaagacctgcatagaggagttctataccagagttgatgaaacctacctaccagaaggagttatagcatggacctcatatttccataccctcaacgccagtcaaatacagtgggcgctagggtggctaccgatcgacgaagtcatatacatgccagcagccaggccccattttctcttaatgggacttaaaagtattcaaccatacgcgccgcatcgggttttaaggcaacttgggaggtatcagatagtgccgaaagacgaggatctgagcatccaggtaatcgagatcagtcccgacggccagtttcctgaagcaagggttcgtcaaatttggagccaatgtcaatacttagaagcaaatacttgtgtaatgaatcgggcaaaaggggaagtttcgcccgggtatcaggcctggtacaaaggggagacatcatctggaagaccgaccaaaagacctcacctgcaagaatttgccaaatcttcacaagaacagtggggctggttggccaaagagcaggaatatcttgtcaaagcaggcaaactgaagcaacaagttcaggatatgaagtttgagtgccaattacagtctgctgcccacaagggagaaaagaacaagttaatcagagaaggcgagatcctcaaagctcagatccggagaatgaaaaaagaggctaatagccagctaagaagccgggcagataaaagattgatagcagggttaaaagatcaggttgcggaatgccaggaagatttggaaaaagccagggccagcacagcaaaattgcgaaccaagtgggcaaagggtgcgatggctcggaggcagcgcctgcaacaagtcataagggagtatgaactgagcatcgggacattaagggaaacgaatgcctctcttcgagaaaggatcctcaagcaaacacgaaatgcccaagccgacagaaggcaatattacgatgcaatgaccagaatggaaaggcaaatggagatgttccaggatcagcttgccaacaatgcgcaaacactgggattgaagaaccaacagataaggcatttgttcacagaaagggacaacatccggggaaggattgatgaaatagggcattacatctacatgaaatgcttggcatatgagcgaacacctcggaagaccctccttgtttccatcatgggctgcgtccgccggattatgaacgagttgaagagctttgcaaagagaccttacacctagagccgcgaaaaggccggatgatgcctcgcggccccttaaattggagaattagttttggtcaagtcctgtttatttggctttggttgtttttccatatgttgttttctttttcgttaaaccgagtttaaaaccgtggagtctgtactattgctattccttgcttgatgtaatttgtaatagcaaaattttgagaatgaattcaatgatttcacaagaattgtgtgtttctttactttaaggcagaactacgcctggtctgattcacgcggggacgtgatacgtaggcaatccccataagattcgaccgcttttaataaataaaaataaaaatacaaaataaaacacagggtttcccaaagtactttaaaaagggatgaatgagcaaaccgggatgacgtatgttgtttgaggcaaagcatgtagaaacgattaactgcctaggtgcattgcatcctctatgtgttatgatcaaatctgttaagctctaacactaacaaagtttgttgttgtctgataccagacagttagttgttaaagaattctggcaacacattcataccaaaccagatccaaaggaccggtagcaacaagcatgactacttcagagaatagtaatgaggaagaaaggccgatgagccagttgctaaaagaggcaatggaaaagattgaaaggatgggactagagatgcatgcaatgcagctagccttggccaaaacacaaaagagccctgagacactgggacacatgccggagtaccctcactctggcccttccacaagccgcccaaatcccctctatcatcaggaaagaagccctcatgattcccaagctccaccaccccatcaacctctcccaacacctaatattcccatttttgtgggacctacatcatcCCCTTTACAGCGAACGactagtgagccgttgtttcaggctcacgacacccaatactatccccctgagcctacattccatgcacccgaaccacaggcttacaatccacagttggaagtaccggcagaggttgagaagctggttaaggcccctgaacaggatgaagtgttgagaaagttcaaaagcctggagcaatccttcaggaacttacacgggctgggcaatcaagtcagcgtggcatacaaagatctgtgccctttcccagatgtccaactcccggctgggttcaagatgcccaagtttgatttatatgaagggcacggtgatcccatggcacatttgcggggattctgtagcaaaatgagaggggcaggaggcaaggatgagcttttgatagcttatttcggccaaagtctgagtggatctgcactggaatggtataccaggcaagatttcagcaggtggtacacgtgggatgatctggcgcaggcttttacaggtcatttccagtacaacctggagatagtccctgaccgtctcacgttattgagaactgggaagaaacccggggaaagttttcgcgagttcgggttccgctggagagaacaagcagctagggtcgatcctcccatgagagagggagagatggtagactactttttgcagacattggatccaacctactttggtcacttggtgacaacggttggaaaatctttcaacgaggtggtcaaaataggggtcatgatagaagaaggtttgaggtcggaca contains:
- the LOC138885252 gene encoding uncharacterized protein, with product MGLLQPVPQTRQYLESPSYRAGTRCAYHSGAERHDTDDCWTLKRAVENLVEQKRIVIKDEDIPNMTNNPLPAHNNGPIIGIICEDKEFDPALKAIIAIADVERKPKDTAKQDKGEQKTNEINPTEKYFNREEVNNATKKRFPLKKPVSAEEAEEFFRKMKMADYELIDQLRKFPAQLERMAKIFFAVNQISFSKNDLPLEGAAHNKDLHLTVKCEGYYVKKVMLDGGSGVDICPLSTLQRMEIGAERIRPNNVCVHVFDGIKRDTIGEIDLTLTISPVDFEVTFQVPDMDTSYNFLLGRPWIHAAEVVPSTLHQMVKFEHEDQEIVAHGEDEQSIYRDPSVLCLEAREGSEHIVYQAFEVVVVDQCEEGNPCPQPFLSNASIMVAKKMIRHVYKPGKGLGTSLQGITELVTLAASEKFFVVGFQPTSIDEKWADNERTMVGSCLSQFFIFIEHLSGPSTMRKRKMRPSRPRKLKKFVGL